A stretch of the Myxococcus guangdongensis genome encodes the following:
- a CDS encoding RNA polymerase sigma factor, with protein sequence MSLDAHVLETLVAQRRRFLAFLAPRVGSPEEAEEVLQLALVKGLEKGEALRDEENAVAWFYRLLRNVLVDRHRRAQRESQALALEEAEAPRSTEDTAALESSVCACVAGLADTLKPEYAQAILRVDLEGTPVAAFAGEEGLTANNAAVRLHRARQALGRRLIELCGTCCTHGCVDCVCEPGRPRVGDAPSS encoded by the coding sequence ATGAGCCTGGATGCACACGTCCTCGAAACCCTCGTGGCCCAGCGAAGGCGCTTCCTCGCCTTCCTCGCCCCCCGCGTCGGCAGTCCCGAAGAGGCCGAGGAGGTCCTCCAGCTCGCCCTGGTGAAGGGCCTGGAGAAGGGCGAGGCCCTGCGCGACGAGGAAAACGCGGTGGCCTGGTTCTACCGCCTGCTGCGCAACGTGCTGGTGGACCGCCACCGCCGCGCCCAGCGCGAGTCCCAGGCCCTGGCCCTCGAGGAGGCCGAGGCGCCTCGCTCCACCGAGGATACCGCCGCGCTCGAGTCCAGCGTGTGCGCGTGCGTCGCGGGGCTCGCCGACACCCTCAAGCCCGAGTACGCGCAGGCCATCCTCCGCGTGGACCTGGAGGGCACGCCCGTCGCCGCCTTCGCGGGCGAGGAGGGGCTCACCGCCAACAACGCCGCCGTGCGACTGCACCGCGCCCGACAGGCCCTGGGCCGCAGGCTCATCGAGCTGTGCGGGACGTGCTGCACCCACGGCTGCGTGGACTGCGTCTGCGAGCCAGGCCGCCCCCGCGTGGGCGACGCGCCCTCATCCTGA
- a CDS encoding TolC family protein, producing MSSLLALTLAATLAAAPPPVLTLEDALNQARKENLDLKAAQARLRQADTASRKAWAGYLPTVTVGAAIVRNSNAAIIPPGPLGPEPVVIQPLVQRQFQAELRQAIIAPQLWAGIQAAYKSERVAELNVEQARREILFGVAQAYYGAAAQAQAVTVQERLVELNGARAKDTKVRFDAGTVTRVALLRAEQDLSRAEQDLIRAKNALASAKLVLATLLAVDSPDFEVAPPPEPQVPVKTEAEVLVQKSLEQRADVAAARETTELARINKRGVWFSYLPTLGVTGQFRVANAAGFQGRADVWLITFGANWTLWDGGLREANLSEASAKIAESLATQRKAELTARQEVKTAQLDLESALANRLKAEQTVELAREGQRLTDVSFKAGVATYLEVADANTALTQAEIGLVAERLQASVAALKLLRSVGAFEARGLDSDLKDESAAPPVVQPLPGDATQLQQHTAPDAPVQTQQPAPEQQ from the coding sequence ATGAGCTCACTTCTGGCGTTGACCCTGGCGGCCACCCTGGCCGCGGCACCGCCCCCCGTGCTGACACTGGAGGACGCGCTCAACCAGGCGCGCAAGGAGAACCTGGACCTGAAGGCGGCCCAGGCCCGGCTGCGGCAGGCGGACACGGCGTCGCGCAAGGCGTGGGCGGGCTACCTGCCCACCGTCACCGTGGGCGCGGCCATCGTGCGCAACTCCAACGCGGCCATCATCCCTCCCGGCCCGCTGGGCCCCGAGCCGGTGGTCATCCAGCCGCTGGTGCAGCGCCAGTTCCAGGCGGAGCTGCGTCAGGCCATCATCGCCCCGCAGCTGTGGGCGGGCATCCAGGCCGCGTACAAGAGCGAGCGCGTCGCGGAGCTCAACGTGGAGCAGGCCCGGCGCGAAATCCTCTTCGGCGTGGCGCAGGCGTACTACGGCGCCGCGGCGCAGGCCCAGGCGGTGACGGTGCAGGAGCGGCTGGTGGAGCTCAACGGCGCCCGCGCCAAGGACACCAAGGTCCGCTTCGACGCCGGCACGGTGACGCGCGTGGCGCTCCTGCGCGCCGAGCAGGACCTGTCGCGCGCCGAGCAGGACCTCATCCGCGCGAAGAACGCGCTGGCGTCCGCGAAGCTGGTGCTGGCGACGCTCTTGGCGGTGGACAGCCCGGACTTCGAGGTGGCGCCTCCTCCCGAGCCGCAGGTGCCGGTGAAGACGGAGGCGGAGGTGCTGGTGCAGAAGTCGCTCGAGCAGCGCGCGGATGTGGCCGCGGCGCGTGAGACGACGGAGCTGGCGCGCATCAACAAGCGCGGCGTGTGGTTCAGCTACCTGCCCACGCTGGGTGTGACGGGGCAGTTCCGCGTGGCGAACGCGGCGGGCTTCCAGGGTCGCGCGGACGTCTGGCTCATCACCTTCGGCGCCAACTGGACGCTGTGGGACGGCGGGCTTCGCGAGGCGAACCTCTCCGAGGCGTCCGCGAAGATCGCCGAGTCGCTGGCCACGCAGCGCAAGGCGGAGCTGACGGCGCGTCAGGAAGTGAAGACGGCGCAGCTGGATCTGGAGAGCGCGCTGGCCAACCGCCTCAAGGCGGAGCAGACGGTGGAGCTGGCGCGTGAGGGGCAGCGCCTGACGGACGTCTCCTTCAAGGCGGGCGTCGCCACGTACCTGGAAGTCGCCGACGCGAACACGGCGCTGACGCAGGCGGAGATTGGCCTGGTGGCCGAGCGGCTGCAGGCGTCCGTCGCGGCGCTGAAGCTCTTGCGCTCGGTGGGTGCGTTCGAGGCGCGTGGCCTCGACTCGGACCTGAAGGACGAGAGCGCCGCGCCGCCCGTGGTGCAGCCGCTGCCCGGCGACGCCACCCAGCTGCAGCAGCACACCGCGCCCGACGCTCCGGTCCAGACGCAGCAGCCGGCGCCCGAGCAGCAGTAG
- a CDS encoding MarR family winged helix-turn-helix transcriptional regulator, with protein MSGSSESLERRGRSPDAGQQASEDTGLPRQAWTLLFELMHAHMRNFPALAAEFELSPVQAHVVRQLGEGPLAMSTLANYLSCDASNVTGLVDRMEARGLVERRSSEQDRRVKMLVLTEAGVALRERLLERMAEPPEPIAALSDEDLRALRDIMRRALRSQ; from the coding sequence ATGAGCGGAAGCAGCGAGAGTCTGGAGCGACGCGGCAGGTCACCGGACGCCGGGCAGCAAGCCTCTGAGGACACGGGGCTGCCCAGGCAGGCGTGGACGCTGCTGTTCGAGCTGATGCACGCGCACATGCGCAACTTCCCCGCGCTGGCCGCGGAGTTCGAGCTGTCCCCGGTGCAGGCGCACGTGGTGCGTCAGCTCGGCGAGGGGCCGCTGGCGATGAGCACGCTGGCCAACTACCTGTCCTGTGACGCGTCCAACGTGACGGGCCTGGTGGACCGCATGGAGGCGCGAGGCCTCGTCGAGCGCCGCAGCAGCGAGCAGGACCGGCGCGTGAAGATGCTGGTGCTGACGGAGGCGGGCGTGGCCCTGCGCGAGCGGTTGCTCGAGCGGATGGCGGAGCCGCCCGAGCCCATCGCCGCGCTGTCGGACGAGGATCTGCGCGCGCTGCGCGACATCATGCGCCGGGCGCTGCGCTCGCAGTGA
- a CDS encoding energy transducer TonB, whose protein sequence is MSQAVLQDNSFPRRERSLVFVGAFLLVSLVLHGVGFWYLSHMADRPRPVVQRPVELVMVEVRKPPPPPPPEEKKEEPKPPPPKPKPVKPPPIKVAETKPQPPPPEQAPPPPNEPPPPTPQAKPPPLVVGMTMSSTTSAGSFAAPVGNTSYGKVDSTAKDPKDVKGYSAPKYTPIYQVDSEPTVASEVKVPYPEEARRAGIEGTVTLSITIDNEGRVVSAKVISGPGYGLNEAARDAIKRFRFKPAIKGGEAVSTEMKYSYTFLLD, encoded by the coding sequence ATGAGCCAGGCGGTCCTCCAAGACAACTCCTTCCCCCGCCGCGAGCGCTCGCTCGTGTTCGTGGGCGCCTTCCTGCTCGTGTCGCTGGTGCTGCACGGCGTGGGCTTCTGGTACCTGAGCCACATGGCGGACCGTCCCCGCCCCGTGGTGCAGCGCCCCGTGGAGCTGGTCATGGTGGAGGTGCGGAAGCCGCCTCCGCCGCCGCCTCCCGAGGAGAAGAAGGAGGAGCCCAAGCCGCCTCCTCCCAAGCCCAAGCCGGTGAAGCCGCCGCCCATCAAGGTCGCGGAGACGAAGCCCCAGCCGCCTCCGCCCGAGCAGGCACCGCCGCCCCCCAACGAGCCGCCGCCGCCCACGCCCCAGGCCAAGCCGCCGCCGCTGGTGGTGGGCATGACGATGTCGTCCACCACCAGCGCGGGCTCGTTCGCCGCGCCCGTGGGCAACACGTCCTACGGCAAGGTGGACAGCACCGCGAAGGACCCCAAGGACGTGAAGGGGTACTCGGCGCCCAAGTACACGCCCATCTACCAGGTGGACTCCGAGCCCACCGTGGCCTCCGAGGTGAAGGTCCCCTACCCGGAGGAGGCGCGCCGCGCGGGCATCGAGGGCACGGTGACGCTGTCCATCACCATCGACAACGAGGGCCGCGTCGTCTCCGCCAAGGTCATCTCCGGCCCGGGCTACGGCCTCAACGAGGCGGCGCGCGACGCCATCAAGCGCTTCCGCTTCAAGCCCGCCATCAAGGGCGGCGAGGCGGTGTCCACGGAGATGAAGTACTCGTACACGTTCCTGTTGGACTGA
- a CDS encoding ExbD/TolR family protein: protein MAGGAQENEEEITGINVTPLVDVVLVLLIIFMVTANFIVRETVEVDLPRAANGGETVQGLVNVVLDKEGKLYFDGAAVTEPELTTKVAEAVAKDKDTRAIISADQTIAYGQVMRLIDTVKGQGIAKFALNIEKDVAPAAAPATP, encoded by the coding sequence ATGGCGGGCGGCGCGCAGGAGAACGAAGAGGAAATCACGGGCATCAACGTCACGCCGTTGGTGGACGTGGTGCTGGTGCTGCTCATCATCTTCATGGTGACGGCGAACTTCATCGTCCGCGAGACGGTGGAGGTGGACCTGCCCCGCGCGGCCAACGGCGGCGAGACGGTGCAGGGCCTGGTCAACGTCGTGCTCGACAAGGAGGGCAAGCTCTACTTCGACGGCGCGGCCGTCACGGAGCCGGAGCTGACCACCAAGGTCGCGGAGGCCGTGGCCAAGGACAAGGACACGCGCGCCATCATCAGCGCCGACCAGACCATCGCCTACGGACAGGTGATGCGCCTCATCGACACGGTGAAGGGCCAGGGCATCGCGAAGTTCGCCCTCAACATCGAGAAGGACGTGGCCCCCGCGGCCGCGCCCGCCACTCCCTGA
- a CDS encoding MotA/TolQ/ExbB proton channel family protein produces MTLPPILLAQSGHSELGWLSSKLLGVTLTSAEWVLWILVVLSVLSIAIMLERAVYFTRHRLPDSEALAVRLAKGDFEAGRKAIEGKTGMEAAVIREALASSAQGADTVEQVIASTMARERPQYERFLSFLGTLGNNAPFIGLFGTVLGIIKAFNDLGASNVKGAAIQQTVMAGISEALVATAVGLAVAIPAVVAFNIFNRQLKTVTSRTNALGHALVGSMRASGRTPDTAARAAEVR; encoded by the coding sequence ATGACGCTCCCCCCCATCCTCCTGGCCCAGTCAGGGCACTCCGAGCTCGGCTGGCTCAGCAGCAAGCTGCTCGGCGTCACGCTCACGTCCGCCGAGTGGGTCCTCTGGATTCTCGTCGTCCTCTCGGTGCTCTCCATCGCCATCATGCTGGAGCGCGCGGTGTACTTCACCCGCCACCGGCTGCCGGACTCGGAGGCGCTCGCGGTGCGGCTCGCGAAGGGCGACTTCGAGGCGGGGCGCAAGGCCATCGAGGGCAAGACGGGCATGGAGGCCGCCGTCATCCGCGAGGCGCTCGCCTCCAGCGCGCAGGGCGCCGACACCGTGGAGCAGGTGATTGCGTCCACCATGGCGCGCGAGCGTCCCCAGTACGAGCGCTTCCTGTCCTTTCTGGGCACGCTGGGCAACAACGCGCCGTTCATCGGTCTGTTCGGCACCGTGCTCGGCATCATCAAGGCGTTCAACGATTTGGGCGCCAGCAACGTGAAGGGCGCGGCCATCCAGCAGACCGTCATGGCCGGCATCTCCGAGGCGCTCGTCGCCACGGCGGTGGGCCTGGCCGTCGCGATTCCCGCCGTCGTCGCGTTCAACATCTTCAACCGTCAGCTCAAGACGGTGACCAGCCGCACCAACGCCCTGGGCCACGCGCTCGTCGGCAGCATGCGCGCCTCGGGTCGCACGCCGGACACGGCCGCCCGCGCCGCGGAGGTCCGCTAG
- a CDS encoding PQQ-dependent sugar dehydrogenase, producing the protein MRLCLSLSSLACALFLSLTGTAHAQSAAPPPPVKATPAPPPPSPPGAAALASPFPPAFPGQTNGPVVVSQTRYKVTTVATGFNYPWAIAFLPDGRMLVTEKPTGKLFIVTQQGAKSAPVDGLPPVDGRGQGGLMDVEVGPDYAQSRYIYWSYYEPREAGNGRDTDGNGLAVARGRLVDGAQPRIEGLQVIFRMKPTLDSTLHAGGRIVFHPDGTLFVTLGERSILPGRVQARQLNSHFGKIVRIFPDGTVPSNNPFYDQVGARSEIFSLGHRNVLAAALDARGRLWEAEMGPLGGDELNLVERGKDYGWPTIGYGTEYSGAPIHQSGQGPGMEQPVYFWNPVISPSGMTIYSGNLFPEWRGNIFIGALSGHALIRLVLQNDRVVGEERLKPVNNARVREVVQGPEGALYLLTDDPNGRLLKMTPP; encoded by the coding sequence ATGCGCTTGTGTCTGTCTTTGTCGAGTCTCGCCTGCGCCCTCTTCCTGTCCCTCACGGGAACCGCCCACGCCCAGAGCGCCGCCCCACCGCCACCCGTGAAGGCCACTCCCGCCCCGCCACCTCCCAGCCCACCGGGCGCCGCGGCCCTGGCGTCCCCCTTCCCTCCCGCCTTCCCCGGACAGACGAACGGCCCCGTCGTCGTTTCGCAGACGCGTTACAAAGTCACCACCGTTGCAACTGGCTTCAACTACCCCTGGGCCATCGCCTTCCTCCCGGACGGACGGATGCTGGTGACGGAGAAGCCCACCGGGAAGCTCTTCATCGTCACCCAGCAGGGCGCGAAGTCGGCGCCCGTGGACGGACTGCCGCCCGTGGACGGCCGGGGCCAGGGCGGGTTGATGGACGTGGAGGTAGGCCCCGACTACGCCCAGAGCCGCTACATCTACTGGAGCTATTACGAGCCGCGCGAGGCGGGCAACGGCCGCGACACCGACGGCAACGGGCTGGCCGTGGCGCGCGGGCGGCTGGTGGACGGCGCCCAGCCGCGCATCGAGGGCCTGCAGGTCATCTTCCGCATGAAGCCCACGCTGGACTCGACGCTGCACGCGGGCGGGCGCATCGTCTTCCACCCGGACGGCACCCTGTTCGTCACGCTGGGCGAGCGCTCCATCCTCCCCGGCCGCGTCCAGGCCCGACAGCTCAACAGCCACTTCGGCAAGATTGTCCGCATCTTCCCCGACGGCACCGTGCCCTCGAACAACCCCTTCTACGACCAGGTCGGCGCCCGCTCCGAAATCTTCTCGCTGGGCCACCGCAACGTGCTGGCCGCCGCGCTCGACGCACGGGGCCGGCTCTGGGAGGCGGAGATGGGCCCGTTGGGCGGCGACGAGCTCAACCTGGTGGAGCGCGGCAAGGACTACGGCTGGCCCACCATCGGCTACGGCACCGAGTACTCCGGCGCCCCCATCCACCAGTCCGGCCAGGGTCCGGGCATGGAGCAACCCGTTTACTTCTGGAACCCAGTGATATCTCCGTCCGGGATGACCATCTACTCGGGGAACCTGTTCCCGGAGTGGCGGGGCAACATCTTCATCGGGGCGCTGTCGGGGCACGCGCTGATACGGCTGGTCCTGCAGAATGACCGGGTGGTGGGCGAGGAGCGGCTCAAGCCCGTTAACAACGCACGGGTGCGCGAGGTGGTGCAGGGACCCGAGGGCGCGCTGTACCTGCTCACCGACGACCCGAACGGCCGCCTGCTCAAGATGACGCCCCCATGA
- a CDS encoding HAD family hydrolase, whose amino-acid sequence MKTVTTMTEADDAPGAGDAARMLLVLDLDETLIHTREKPLARKADLKVHRLHVYLRPHVERFMADCAQRFRMAFWSAASDDYVKVLARRLLPRGCRPEFTWGRSRCTFAMDAARVREEGFMDPSRHYGYVKRLRKLRRRGYRLERVLIVDDTPATCVHNYGNAIYVKPFEGDTADAELPALSRYLATLADLPDVRRLEKRGWRTAGT is encoded by the coding sequence ATGAAGACCGTCACGACGATGACAGAGGCCGACGATGCGCCAGGGGCTGGCGACGCGGCCCGCATGCTGCTGGTGCTCGACCTGGACGAGACGTTGATTCACACGCGTGAGAAGCCGCTCGCGCGCAAGGCGGACCTCAAGGTCCACCGGCTCCACGTCTACCTGCGCCCGCATGTGGAGCGCTTCATGGCGGACTGTGCGCAGCGCTTCCGGATGGCCTTCTGGTCTGCGGCGTCGGACGACTACGTGAAGGTGCTCGCCCGGCGCCTGCTCCCGCGAGGGTGTCGGCCCGAGTTCACGTGGGGGCGGAGCCGGTGCACCTTCGCGATGGACGCGGCGCGCGTCCGGGAGGAGGGGTTCATGGACCCCTCCAGGCACTACGGCTACGTGAAGAGGCTGCGCAAGCTGCGGCGCCGGGGCTACCGACTGGAGCGCGTGCTCATCGTCGATGACACGCCCGCCACGTGTGTCCACAACTACGGCAACGCCATCTACGTGAAGCCCTTCGAGGGTGACACGGCGGATGCCGAGCTGCCGGCGCTCTCGCGCTACCTGGCGACGCTCGCGGACCTGCCCGACGTGCGACGGCTGGAGAAGCGGGGCTGGAGGACGGCGGGGACTTGA